A single genomic interval of Zingiber officinale cultivar Zhangliang chromosome 4A, Zo_v1.1, whole genome shotgun sequence harbors:
- the LOC121970186 gene encoding F-box protein FBX14-like, which translates to MVRVEEAGDREENKEEESSWWSPEAVEGGRGGEGPSGGSRGGGGGGGDGDGGRPDTLPPPPYSDQVLENVLQFLVCRRDRNAASLVCRSWYRAEAQTRRELFVGNCYAVSPARALWRFRGARAFVLKGRPRFADFNLVPLGWGARFSPWLSAMASASPWLERVCLKRMTVSDADLALLARSFPSFRDLTLICCDGFGTPGLAVIAELCRNLRVLDLIENDVEDEDEELVDWISRFPEATTSLESLSFECVNCPVNFSALEALVARSPSLRRLRVNQNVSLGQLRRLMIRAPHLTHLGTGSFRPGIAEDLNAADLEQAFLASKSLICLSGFREVATEYLGQAVLPVCTNLVSLNLSYAVITAEQLKPMMLECHNLRTFWVLDTVGDDGLLTVAKGCKNLHELRVFPFEATEDSEGSVSDAGLVAISNGCRKLQSILFFCQRMTNAAVVTMSKNCPDLVVFRLCIMGRHRPDHVTGESMDEGFGAIVMNCKKLTRLAVSGLLTDKVFEYIATYGKLVRTLSVAFAGNTDLSLKYMLEGCHGLQKLEIRDSPFGDAGLLSGIRHYYNMRFLWMSSCKLSLSGCKEVAQRMPNLVVEVIGDSPKDLDSDAVEKLYLYRSLEGPRDDAPPFVSIL; encoded by the exons ATGGTGAGGGTGGAGGAGGCCGGGGATAGGGAGGAAAACAAGGAGGAGGAGAGCAGCTGGTGGTCCCCTGAAGCTGTCGAGGGAGGCAGGGGCGGGGAAGGGCCCAGCGGAGGGAgtcgaggaggaggaggcggaggtGGTGATGGTGATGGAGGGCGACCTGATACGCTGCCGCCGCCGCCCTACTCGGACCAGGTGCTGGAGAACGTGCTTCAGTTCCTGGTCTGCCGGAGGGACCGGAACGCGGCGTCGCTGGTTTGCCGGTCCTGGTACCGCGCCGAGGCGCAGACCCGGCGCGAGCTCTTCGTCGGGAACTGCTACGCTGTGTCGCCGGCGCGTGCGCTATGGCGGTTCCGCGGCGCCCGGGCGTTCGTGCTCAAGGGGCGCCCCCGTTTCGCCGATTTCAACCTAGTTCCGCTTGGCTGGGGCGCCCGCTTCTCCCCGTGGCTCTCCGCTATGGCCTCCGCCAGCCCCTGGCTTGAGCGCGTCTGCCTCAAGAGGATGACTGTCTCCGACGCCGACCTCGCCCTCCTCGCCCGCTCCTTCCCCTCCTTCCGCGATCTCACGCTCATATGCTGCGATGGGTTCGGCACCCCTGGTCTCGCCGTCATCGCTGAGCTCTGCAG GAATCTGAGGGTCTTGGATCTGATCGAGAACGATGTGGAGGACGAGGACGAGGAGCTCGTCGACTGGATCTCGAGGTTCCCGGAGGCAACCACCTCTTTGGAGTCGCTCTCGTTCGAGTGCGTGAATTGCCCAGTGAACTTCTCTGCCCTGGAGGCCCTGGTCGCTCGTTCGCCCTCCCTCCGGCGGTTGCGGGTGAACCAGAATGTCTCTCTTGGCCAGCTCCGCCGCCTCATGATCCGGGCGCCGCATCTGACCCACCTGGGCACCGGTTCCTTCCGGCCCGGCATCGCTGAAGATCTCAACGCCGCTGACCTCGAGCAAGCCTTTCTCGCTTCCAAGTCGCTCATTTGTCTTTCGGGGTTCCGCGAGGTGGCGACGGAGTACCTCGGCCAGGCCGTACTTCCCGTCTGCACCAACCTTGTCTCGCTCAACTTAAGCTACGCCGTGATCACCGCTGAACAGCTCAAGCCTATGATGCTCGAATGCCACAACCTCCGCACCTTCTGG GTTCTTGATACCGTCGGCGATGACGGACTACTCACGGTggccaagggatgcaagaacctCCACGAGCTCAGAGTGTTTCCCTTCGAGGCCACCGAGGACTCAGAGGGCTCCGTCTCCGATGCTGGTCTTGTGGCCATCTCAAACGGATGCCGGAAGCTCCAATCGATCCTGTTCTTCTGCCAGCGAATGACGAATGCTGCCGTCGTAACCATGTCCAAGAACTGCCCGGACCTGGTAGTGTTCCGTCTCTGCATCATGGGCCGCCATCGCCCCGACCACGTCACAGGCGAATCTATGGACGAAGGCTTCGGAGCCATTGTCATGAACTGCAAGAAGCTCACTAGGCTCGCCGTCTCCGGCCTGCTCACCGACAAAGTGTTCGAATACATCGCAACCTATGGCAAGCTGGTTAGAACCCTCTCGGTGGCGTTCGCCGGAAACACTGATTTGAGCCTGAAGTACATGCTCGAAGGCTGTCACGGACTGCAGAAGCTGGAGATCAGGGACAGCCCTTTTGGCGATGCAGGCCTGCTCTCTGGCATCCGCCATTACTACAACATGAGGTTCTTGTGGATGTCCTCATGCAAGCTGTCTTTAAGTGGTTGCAAGGAGGTGGCTCAGAGGATGCCTAACTTGGTGGTGGAAGTGATCGGAGATTCGCCCAAGGACCTTGACAGCGATGCCGTGGAGAAGTTGTATCTGTACCGGTCCCTCGAAGGGCCGAGGGACGATGCGCCTCCGTTTGTCAGCATCTTGTAG